A genome region from Oenanthe melanoleuca isolate GR-GAL-2019-014 chromosome 2, OMel1.0, whole genome shotgun sequence includes the following:
- the FSBP gene encoding fibrinogen silencer-binding protein translates to MVGKARSSNFTLSEKLDLLKLVKPYVKILEEHTNKHSVIVEKNKCWDIIADNYNAIGVDRPPRTAQGLRTLYKRLKEYAKQELLQQKETHSDCKSSISEPTKKVVEMIPQISNVCLRDRSGVQSASIDKETIAGTSSPQAMLDHHPATVMMDLQSEEDVKPPPSLIIDSQQNENLGQEEEHQLVHIMERSPSTSVSSVDMRVMMSPSPVPRRDEFFRLEVGERFRPMCGYDPQMLQMLKEEHQIILENQRKIGLYVQEKRDGLKRKQQLEEELLRTKIKVEKLKAIRLRRDLPEYSNI, encoded by the exons ATGGTTGGGAAGGCCAGATCTTCTAATTTTACCTTATCTGAAAAGCTCGATTTGCTAAAACTCGTGAAGCCGTATGTTAAAATTCTCGAGGAACATACCAATAAGCATTCTGTAAtagtggaaaaaaacaaatgctggGATATTATAGCTGATAACTACAATGCCATCGGAGTAGATCGCCCTCCTCGTACTGCACAGGGCCTGCGCACGCTGTACAAGAGGCTCAAAGAATATGCCAAACAGGAGCTATTGCAGCAAAAGGAGACTCACTCAGATtgtaaaagcagcatttccGAGCCAACCAAGAAAGTTGTGGAGATGATTCCACAGATTTCCAATGTGTGTTTAAGAGACAGGAGCGGTGTTCAAAG TGCTAGTATCGATAAAGAAACAATTGCTGGTACCAGTTCACCACAGGCAATGTTGGATCACCATCCTGCGACAGTCATGATGGACTTGCAGTCGGAAGAGGATGTCAAACCTCCTCCTTCTCTGATTATAGACTCACAGCAAAATGAGAACTTAGGACAAGAGGAAGAACACCAGCTGGTCCATATTATGGAAAGGTCTCCCTCAACGTCAGTGTCTTCAGTTGATATGAGAGTGATGATGTCTCCTTCCCCTGTACCAAGAAGAGATGAGTTTTTTAGGCTTGAGGTTGGAGAACGCTTTAGACCAATGTGTGGTTATGATCCACAGATGTTACAAATGCTGAAAGAGGAGCATCAAATAATATtagaaaaccaaagaaaaattgGTCTTTATGTCCAAGAAAAAAGGGATGGtttgaaaagaaagcagcaacTGGAAGAAGAACTGTTGCGAACAAAAATCAAAGTAGAGAAGCTGAAGGCAATACGACTACGCCGTGATCTGCCAGAATACAGCaatatctaa